CTTACCTTTTCTTATTAAGGAGATAAAAGATGCTTGAGTAGTCCCTCCCTTACCATAGGGAACCTACCCAGCAGGTAGTTGGCAGGGTAAGGATGTGCACACAGATAAACCCAAGGATTCACATTTGGCACAATTCAAGCCTTTTAGGAAGTTAGGAGAGAAGAAGATTTTCTTAACTAGAAATACTTTATGAAGGAGTTGGGCCTTGGGGGatagataaaattttttaaaggtggaAGTGAGGGGATGAGGAAGATGAGTTCAGGAAATGAACTGGAGATTATTCCTTTTGTCTGGAGTGCTCATGACAGAGGGGTAATAAGATGAGACGAAGAAGATAGGCTGGAATCTGGAGAATTTTGAAAGCCCGACTGTCAAatgtaaagtatttttttattgcagtatttgAAAAACTGCCGTTTAGTGATTTGTGaccagcattttctttttaaatgaaatagaataggaaATATcagaatacattatttttataaggaTTGTTTGTGAAACTTTTGCTCCAGGTATGTGTgttacatgtatacacacatttacTGGAACCTGATGTAAAGTTTCTAAAGGAGTCTTAGTCGAAGTTAGAAATCCGCTGCTTTACTTGACTATGAGGAACAGAGGATTTTAATTACAAGCATTAAAGGCTCAAAGCAAACTTGAAGATTAATTTGGCAAGATAGTACTATGAAGGAAAGCGAGAGTCCGGATGATGAGAGACGAGTTTGGAGGTTACTGCTGTGCTTCAGAATGATGTGTCCATAATGAGAATGATAGTTCTGGAAATGGAAAGGAATCAAGACTTGGGGAATGATAACCCTACTATATATGACAAATTGAATGTTCGCATGGaaaagatgggagggaggaatcaaaaaaaaagtgtaagattTGTAGCCTGGGTACTTGAATGATAATACAGTATCTTTAATAAGAGAATATTGGAAAAGTTAATTCTGTGAAGGCAAGATGTATAGGTAAGCTGAGTTGAAGTGTGCCTGGCACTGGTTCAGAAGGGCTAGGTCTGAAGATAAAGACTTGGTAGATGGCTATCTACATCTGACCATTGAACCTCTGCTGGTAGAAAGGGTTCATTACAAGAAGAGGTTTGAAGAGCCATTAAAATAGATTCTACAGAGTCCTCACTGTGTGGTAAGTATAAGCAGTTTTGTGCTGTCGAACCGTAACAAGTTAAATATTTTACCTGTAATCTTATTTGATGTTTGTGTGGATATAAACCTTTGACTATAAATACCATATCTAATAAGATCTTACgttttatttctcttctagtcattttagctttctattttataattgCTTTAATGGTATGCTAACTCTGTAAAATAATTAGGTTTCAACAAGTCAAATACAATTATTTTGTAAACTTTAGAGATTTGCTGAAGGGaattgtaaaaataaagatgCTTGCTCATTTATATGGCATGAAAAGTTTGAGTAGCTTGAATGGTTTTCTttgaacaaattaaaatttttattgtctttaagCAGTGAAGAATGACAAAGTGAAGCTTTCAGAATATTTATAAATCCATCTGTACTTAAAATAAAGATAGCttatctggtttaaaaaaaagccatttcATAGCTGTTAAGTGAAATTTAAAgtgtgaaactttttaaaaatatgagaaaatgataTAGGTAATTTTAATCTTTATATATAGATTTCATTCAAAACATCTTGACTATTTGTATATTGCTATTATATAGAGATACAGGTAATATTTTACCAGAATCTACATGGGGGGGggtacaaaaatattttgttaactctctataaaatgaatatactGCCCCAAATCACTTATCCTATCTGCTGGAGCCAAACAGAGCTAATATATAGCTTCTCAGCAGTGGATTAGCAAATGAAAAGAAGTGCTCTGAACCCAGTAGAGGAAAATAGGAAGTGTCAGGAAATACTCCCAtccccctttcttctcttccaagCTTGTAGATCTTTGTGTGACGAGGCCCCTTTGGGGTACTCTAGTAACTGTCTCTGAGCTGTGGCCAGGCTTTTAGATCTTTGTGTGACCAGGCCCCTTTGGGTACTCTAGTAACTGTCTCCGAGCTGTGGCCAGACTTTTAGATCTTTGTGTGACCAGGCCCCTTTGGGGTACTCTAGTAACTGTCTCCGAGCTGTGGCCAGGCTTTTAGATCTTTGTGTGACCAGGCCCCTTTGGGTACTCTAGTAACTGTCTCTGAGCTGTGGCTCCAGGCAGCAGAGCAaactggaggtctctggtggcagcAGCCTGGCTCTCTAGCTCCTTCATTCTTCCCTGCCCTTTGCTTGGTCATCCACCCCCTACTGGTTTCTTTCATAAATAGACTGAGCAAGTGGGCCCCCTACTCTAAAATATTAATCTCATGATCTGTCATTCCACCATTCTGGTTTCActtctttggatttttaaaaagattttatctGAAAGATcgccttttaaaatgcaaataccccTGGGAGAGGTCTGACCTTAGTCCTCAGCTAACATCTTAATTATCAGTTAGTACCTAAGTTTGCCTTAGTACACATTTGCCTGAGAAGAACCCCTGGCTAAAAGTGataaaactagagagaagctagcatttataatattaatattaatagtagtagtagtagtaatactattattattattattggcagGTAAGATGTACTAAGGGCCATATTATTAAGTGCCAGGAATTGttgtaagtgctttacaaatataaatttccCTAATTCCCTCATCAACCCTATTGATGTTATTACTActgttattttacagataagaaaactgaggtatgTGGAACATAAATAATTGTCTATGTCACGTAATAAATGCAGCCGAGTGGTAGACTCAGGCATTTGGATTCCTTAGGTCTGTTTTGCTGTGAGACCTCTTCCCTGCTATATTGCCTCTCAGAGAGATGGCATCTGATCAACATTTCACCCTTTTTACAATTTTGCATCAAATGGAATTATGCTATTTGATTATAGGCCACTTCCTGTTGAAGGTCAGGGGCCTTGCCATCATCTAAATAGATTTTTTAGTAACAACTGTAACGAAATAGGAAAATTCCTTATAACTAAGGGAATGTATTTGCGGGATATAGAGAAGAAGGAAGTAAAGAGACTAGTCTATAATCTAGCACTATCTTTCctatttaaaacttattttggggaatttaaaaatatggattaataaaataatttgtagtCCTAGTACCCCGAGATAacccaaaaatgaatgaatatatatgtgtatatatacatatacacatacatatatgtgtgtgtgtgtgtgtgtgtatatatattctttctaggttttttttcttttgagccttattttctaaatgttctgcAAGGTGTCAACTCATACCAcctctttaaaattttagaatgaaaTAATTTCCCTTGAGTATAAATAAACAGCATTTCCCACTTCATCTCTACGAGAAGTTGAACTAATAATTATTGTCTATGCCTTGCCAGAAACAAATGTTTAACTAAATTATCTCTGTGTTCTTTATATGATCCTTTTTAAGTAAAAGTAGATAAAAGAGAACCCTAGATTCTTCACTTAATCTCCATATTGAGTCAGTTCTTTCAACCAGTGTTTGGTCAGCACTAATCTACCTCTACTCCTGTCTTTGCTACAGCTTTAATTTCCTTGTAATATCTGGAGCAGTAGAGTCTCCTTTAATTACTCATCCCTCCTCTAGATCTGCCGTTCACATCCCTCTGTAACCTACATATCTGATTGTGTCATTCTCCTTTATAGACTTCTTCAGTGGCTTCTTATTGCTGGTATGCCCTGGAAGCAGGATTTGAGGATGACTGGGGCAGGGAATTCTCCAGGTCCCAAGTAGCAGTTTAAAAGGGGAGTTTGGGATGTATGCTTGTTCCAGATGGCCACATCCCTTGACTCTGCTGACTCCACATAATGAGGGCCAGACAGGGGCCCTCTAACGTGTCAGGTCTGGGCCCTCATTGTCTGGGTCTAAAGGCAGAGTGTGCTGCTGCTGTGTGGACAGTAAACTTTTGGTGGCAGCAAGGATCAAAGCTGGTAGACCATTTAGGAGCCTAATTGCAGTAATCCACTTGATTGTGGCTTGGTCCAGGGTGGTGGCAGTAGAGATAATAAGTAATCagattctagatatattttgaaggtagagccaaacATTCTTCCTAAAGGATtgatgtggggagagagaaagaaaggagacaagTATGATTCCAAGATTATTAACCTCAGTACCTGGAAGGATTTAGGGTAATGGAGCATATTAATCACTGATGTCTTCCTTTTGCCATTAGCAGCTATTGTTGAATGCTAGTTCtaataaaatactatatttgACCAGATTTTGGGCCTCAGGAAATTTTGAGGGAAGAGAAGTGAAGTGTGTGCAGTTGTGAGGGCTGGGGCTGGCAGTCTTAAATCTTTATTCAGCAAACCCTGTATTTAAGAGTTAAGAAATTGGTGGTGGGCAGGAGTATCTCTGATTGCTAGGAGATTTTACAAAAAAGAGGTgggaaaaaccaaaaatcaacTTTACCTTTGCAGTTTTCTTAGGGCCTTGGGCAGCATCTGCAAGCAACATTGATATTCATATTGTCTTGCTGTCCTAAAAAATGTAAAGCATTGATCATGCTACACACAATGTTGTGAGTGCTCTGTATCTAGGTCCTCAGCTGCAACCTAAAATTTGTGTTCAATTTATGTTAAAtcaatgaagaaaatgttttgtgATTCCCTACTTTTTAACTAGATTTCGTTTCACTCTTTTTAGGTTCAGGTAGCAGATGTGTTTCTTTAACTGATAAAGGAACAAGTTTCTGGGTCAGAATCacatttgttttgttatgttaagTTTCTTTggtgtgtggggttttttgtttttgtttttttacggtatgcgggcctctcactgttgtggcctctcccgttgcggagcgcacaagctccggacgcgcaggctcagcggccatggctcatgggcccagccgctccgcggcatgtgggatcctcccggaccggggcacgaacctgtgtcccccgcaccggcaggcggactctcaaccactgtgccaccagggaagccctgtgggtttgttttttgaaataagCTTCTAATTTCAGATAATGCTTAGCCTGCCAGAATGTAGAAGTTCATTATATTGCCACTCcgtatttttcctcttttttcttaatttgcttaTACATCCTTGCACATTCCTGAGAGTCTATTCAAATACAAAGACAGAATGGGAgaatgcttttctctttccttaaggCAAACTGTCAAGTCTATCAAATCAGAGTCTATCGTTACAGAGCCATGAATTAAAGGTCATTATTGATTTACTACTGGAAAGCCAAATTTTAAATGGTAGTTAATTagaatatttagtatttttatttagtattatttaaataaatagaatgtaATATTGAGTTGTTCACTATAGCTATGTGTAGATACTTattgtttactgagcatttatatATCTCACAAAATATCTGAgcatactatgtgccagatattttGTTATCTCAGTCCTTTAACAATTCTGGGAAGGTGGTATGAttttccctgttttacagatgaagtttAGAGAAGTTAGAATATTTGATCAAATCAGACATATAAACAGTATGTGGCAGAGGTAGCTTCAAACCTAAGTTCTTCTACTTCAAAACCCATGCTTTTAACTATGATTATATTTTAGTAACTCCACTTAGGGCTCTCAGAATATAGACACTAATGAGATGTATTTGGGTCTTGCCAGTcccaatttttaagaaaatgaatatttttgtaaacTGCCTTCAGACTATTGGATAAAAGGGGATGTGAAAAGGGATTGCTACCCATTCTTTACCAGTAGATAGtggcataaaattaaaaacaaagtttttaaaaggaaccATCAGAGAAAGTTAGGTGATGTGTGTGTGCTTTCAGAGCAAGGTGGATGAAAGATTAGTGAAGTCTAGAGTAAATGAAAAGTGAGAACTGCCTATGATATTATGACAGGCAGCCCAAGTACTGGGAGCAGAGAgagcaattttattaaattattcctggaaaaataaaataattcctggAAAAAATAccttgtgaaaaagaaaaatattggctttttgtttttcttttattaaaaattgacaTTGTTCTGCTTAGTTTTCAGATGCTTCAAATGTTATGAACAGAGACTTGTTTGGATTATGTGTTTCTCAGCTAGACTAAATAAATGCTAACAATGGATAAGTGCAAACACATTGGGCAGTTGCGGCTTGCTCAAGACCATTCCATCCTCAACCCTCAGAAATGGCATTGTGTGGACTGCAATACAACTGAGTCTATTTGGGCTTGCCTTAGCTGTTCCCATGTGGCCTGTGGAAGATATATTGAAGAACATGCACTCAGGCACTTTCAAGAAAGCAGTCATCCTGTTGCATTGGAGGTGAACGAGATGTATGTTTTTTGTTACCTTTGTGATGATTATGTTCTTAATGATAATGCAATTGGAGACCTGAAGTTACTACGAAGTACATTAAGTGCAATCAAAAGTCAAAATTATCACTGCACCACTCGTAGTGGAAGGGTTTTACGGTCTATGGGTACAAGTGATGATTCTTATTTCTTACATGATGGCACCCAATCTCTGCTTCAAAATGAAGATCAAATGTATACTGCTCTGTGGCACAGGAGAAGGATACTAATGGGTAAAATCTTTCGAACTTGGTTTGAACAGTCACCCACTGGAAGAAGGCGGCAAgaacaatttcaggaaaaaatagcaaaaagagaAGTGAAGAAAAGACGGCAAGAATTAGAGTATCAAGTTAAAGCAGAATTGGAAAGTATGCCTCCAAGAAAGAGTTTACGTTTGCAAGGTCTAGCTGAGTCCACCACAGTAGAAATAGTTCCTGTTCAAGTACCACTGCAAGCCTCAGCATCACCAGCAAAGGATAAAGTAGTATCTACCTCAGAAGATGTAagactgaaagaagccagtgacTCCTCTGTTAAACGAAGACCAATAGTAACTCCTGGTGTAACAGGATTGAGAAATTTGGGAAATACTTGCTATATGAATTCTGTTCTTCAAGTGTTaagtcatttacttatttttcgacaatgttttttaaaacttgatcTGAACCAATGGCTAGCTGTGACAGCTCGTGATAAAACAAGATCATCTTATAAGCATCCTCCAATCACAGATACAGtatatcaaatgaatgaatgccaagaaaaagaaacatgctcTGTTCGCTCCAGACATCCAAGTTTATCATCAGGACTAAGCGGTGGAGCATCAAAGAGTAGAAAGATGGAACTTATTCAGCCAAGGGAGCCAAGTTCACAATACATTTCTCTCTGTCATGAATTGCATACTTTGTTCCAAGTCATGTGGTCTGGAAAGTGGGCCTTGGTCTCACCATTTGCTATGCTACACTCAGTATGGAGACTAATTCCTGCTTTTCGTGGTTATGCCCAACAAGATGCTCAGGAATTTCTTTGTGAGCTTTTGGATAAAATACAACATGAACTAGAGACAACTGGTACCAGGTTACCAGCTCTTATCCCCACTTCTCAAAGGAAACTTATCAAGCAGGTTCTGAATGTTGTAAATAACATCTTTCATGGACAACTTCTTAGTCAGGTATggatcttttaaaatcttattttcatcTTGGGGAATTCATAAAGTGAAgcctaaaaaatgtatattctctgTATATCGAGTATATCGAGCACTAGTACTGTTGTCAGGTCAAAATTGGTCACTTTTACAATGTATGAAGAAGTCAGCTCACTCTTATAATTGCTTCCTTCATGAATCATTGGAAGTAGTTTTACATCCATGGTATTAAAGCTTTTTGATGGGGAGAGGGAATCAGGAAACAGCTTCTTAGGTTAATGATATTGCATTCGTTCTCTGAGGGATTGAGAAGAGTTTAATCCCACAAGGAACAGATTTGAAGATACTTTTTTTGcgatgcgcaggcctctcactgttgtggtctctcccgttgcggagcacaggccccgtacgtgcaggctcagtggccatggctcacgggcccagccgctccgcggcatgtgggatcttcctggaccagggcacgaacccgtgtcccctgcatcggcaggtggactctcaaccactgcgccaccagggaagccctgaagatacTTTTGTACTGGGAATGGATTTGGTGTACACTTGAGAAATTTCAGGGACCAAGGAGTAGCCCTGGAGGATTTCCTATAGAACCAAAGGGGGCAAGGTTTGAAAACTTTAACAAGTAGGTAGCAAAATTTTAAGGTAAATAAATGTGATTTCATCTAGAAAGATCCTAAatggttttcctttattttaattacacctgcaaaaaTTTCCCTTGTGAAAGTCACAGAACCAGAATCTTCCATCTAATTGATGATTCTCTAGAATGAGTGGACTTGTTGGTAGACTATTACTAGACATCGGCTCTCTACTTTTCCAGAGCATagagctttaaaaaaagtttattcaaaattgagttatttgtagtgaagtggatggacctagagtctgtcatacagagtgaagtaagtcaataggcatatggctgattcgctttgttgtgcaacagaaactaacacagtattgtgaagtaattatactccaataaagatctattaaaaagtttatttgcaagagggatgagatatggggatatatgtatatgtatagctgattcactttgttataaagcagaaactaacacaccattgtaaagcaattatactccaataaagatgttaaaaaaaaagttttattttttaactgaggcAATTAGGCCCCTATACACATGCTTCTGTTCCTCAGTTCAACTTTCATGGTAATGATACCACCTTTTGTTTTTATAGCATACTTTTCTGGAATGtagtttaaatatttcaaaagtatttCTTAGGGAATATCTATGAAGTTTATTTCCCTTCATATTTCAGAAATGTATAGATTCTACATTGTGTCAATTAGCAGATAAGAGTTGTGCTTCTTGTGTTgcatgcaattttatttttccactatctttctctgccatttttaactttttatgcaaaagttaaaatacacaattataaagaaaataatatataccgTATAGAAAATCTATATGGTATAGTAAATCTATGCAGAAGAAAAATCATCCCTTAGTACTATAACTCCACATAACCCACACataaaactattaatattttggtatatttccatctaggtttttttttcttctgaatatttatacatatttttcccaCTAATTGTATGGTCATGTTGAATTTAcctgctttttttcactttttcatttaataatgtaAGGATTTTTCATAGTCATCaaaatatttgatcatttttttcaCAACATTTCAGtgtccatcatatatatataccataatttatttaatcatttccaTATTGTTGACTTGTAAACTGTTTCCAGACATCATTATAATGTCATGATCAATTAATATGGTTTTTCTAATGATTTCCTTAGGACAGagtcctagaagtagaattactttgtcaaagattaggACTTTTGATACTTGGCTGCAAATTTCTTTCCAGAAAGttgccattttatattttgaatagtgCAAGAGTGGTTATgtgcttgttttttcctttatggatgaattttgaaattaataaaaattgttgTGCTAGCATTTTGCTTTCTTCGTTTCAATGTGTAATAAACACTTAGGAAACTGGTCATCTCAGGAGATTCAGAGGTTGGAAtgccccgccctgccccacccccacaccaAATTCAAGAAACTGTTCTCAAAAGGTCAGACTATGGTCCTAGTGAGTTCCCAAACTAAACACCAGgagtattattttctttgtgtcaTTGTGTTAAATCTAAAATCTACATTAAAATTggcctctttatttttttgtttgttccagGAATATAGCTTTTATGAAAGAGTTTAGTGATATTTCGTATCATGTGTGGATTTTTAGATCTACAGAGTCTGTCTTCAGTTATGGGCAGTGTTTGTTGGCATTAAATCCTGCTGAATGCTTTACTGaaattattattctttccttttccagttaCTCTGTTTCCTACATAAGTTGTTAGAAAGGCCTCATATTCTGTATGGTTCCtatattttgatgaggattttaaTGTAGTGATGTTTGCTTTAAGTGGgagtatttatatgtataatatttatattatatgtatatttatgttatatgtaCTATCCTTTGAAATTATCAGTTGGTAAGGCTTCAAAGTATATACTaaatataccatatataaaaatatactatattttaaaatctgtatataaaaatatactagTAGTATTTTACTTGTATCATGGTTAAGAGGTTATAGGGATTTGGGGAGAGAAAATcaatcagtgaaagatgaggaaggaaaaggggCAAAGAACCTCAAGTCTAATAATCTAAAcacattaaatttatataaatatatatcatatatattatatatgtatagacgcacatacacacacacatatatatacacacaatgggtATATAACTGAGTCCATGGTTTGGTTTTCTACTAGATTCAGACTTGACTAATGCCCTTGGAGCTTTTCGAATGCCTAGTAGTTAAAGCCCATCAATGCATGATGGATTTacggaagaaaaaaattattctctgaaaataatataaaacagatTATTCAGAATTCTGATAGTGCATCTTCAGAAGAAGAGCTAATTTACTGGCAGTGACTTCTAgtgaaaggaataaatattttgacAGAAGGATTGTAATCTGAgaaactaatatttttatttgcaggTTACATGTCTTGCATGTGACAACAAATCAAACACCATAGAACCTTTCTGGGACTTGTCACTGGAATTTCCAGAAAGATACCAATGCAGTGGAAAAGATATTGCTTCCCAGCCATGTCTGGTTACTGAAATGTTGGCCAAATTCACAGAAACCGAAGCTTTAGAAGGAAAAGTCTACATATGTGACCAGTGCAATT
This genomic stretch from Phocoena phocoena chromosome 11, mPhoPho1.1, whole genome shotgun sequence harbors:
- the USP44 gene encoding ubiquitin carboxyl-terminal hydrolase 44, which produces MLTMDKCKHIGQLRLAQDHSILNPQKWHCVDCNTTESIWACLSCSHVACGRYIEEHALRHFQESSHPVALEVNEMYVFCYLCDDYVLNDNAIGDLKLLRSTLSAIKSQNYHCTTRSGRVLRSMGTSDDSYFLHDGTQSLLQNEDQMYTALWHRRRILMGKIFRTWFEQSPTGRRRQEQFQEKIAKREVKKRRQELEYQVKAELESMPPRKSLRLQGLAESTTVEIVPVQVPLQASASPAKDKVVSTSEDVRLKEASDSSVKRRPIVTPGVTGLRNLGNTCYMNSVLQVLSHLLIFRQCFLKLDLNQWLAVTARDKTRSSYKHPPITDTVYQMNECQEKETCSVRSRHPSLSSGLSGGASKSRKMELIQPREPSSQYISLCHELHTLFQVMWSGKWALVSPFAMLHSVWRLIPAFRGYAQQDAQEFLCELLDKIQHELETTGTRLPALIPTSQRKLIKQVLNVVNNIFHGQLLSQVTCLACDNKSNTIEPFWDLSLEFPERYQCSGKDIASQPCLVTEMLAKFTETEALEGKVYICDQCNSKHRKFSSKPVVLTEAHKQLMICHLPQVLRLHLKRFRWSGHNNREKIGVHVGFEEILNMEPYCCRESLKSLRPECFIYDLSAVVMHHGKGFGSGHYTAYCYNSEGGFWVHCNDSKLSMCTMDEVCKAQAYILFYTQRVTENGHSKLLPPELLSGSQHPNEEADASSNEILS